The Vibrio nitrifigilis genome window below encodes:
- the znuC gene encoding zinc ABC transporter ATP-binding protein ZnuC — translation MPTLIELQNICVTYNQKHVLDHISLTIEQGKITTLIGPNGAGKSTLVKVLLNLLKSHSGVVSRAKNLKIGYVPQKLKLNETLPLTVERFLKLAGRFSASEIQQALRLVGAEHLLHNDMHQLSGGENQRVLIARALLPRPQLLVLDEPAQGVDVQGQIDLYALINDIRSRFQCAVFMVSHDLHLVMAQTDDVVCLQHHICCSGTPEAITQHPEYLSLFGRQTQENLAFYQHHHNHHHHDLSGNPVSGDGDHCHSHDHGHHQHD, via the coding sequence ATGCCGACTCTTATTGAGTTACAAAATATTTGTGTCACTTACAATCAAAAACATGTCTTAGACCATATATCTCTAACTATAGAGCAAGGCAAAATCACTACCCTAATCGGACCAAATGGCGCGGGAAAATCCACATTAGTTAAAGTGCTACTTAATCTATTAAAGTCCCATTCAGGTGTCGTTAGCCGAGCAAAAAATCTTAAAATTGGCTATGTTCCACAGAAATTAAAGCTCAACGAAACACTCCCGTTAACCGTCGAACGTTTTCTTAAACTTGCAGGCCGTTTTAGCGCGAGTGAAATTCAGCAAGCCCTGCGTTTAGTTGGTGCTGAACATTTACTTCATAATGACATGCATCAGCTTTCCGGTGGAGAGAACCAACGCGTACTGATTGCTCGAGCCTTACTCCCTCGCCCACAGTTATTAGTACTAGACGAACCCGCACAAGGTGTTGATGTTCAAGGACAAATAGATCTGTACGCATTAATCAACGATATTCGCTCTCGTTTTCAATGCGCTGTGTTTATGGTATCCCATGACTTACATTTGGTCATGGCTCAAACCGATGACGTAGTGTGTCTGCAGCATCATATCTGTTGTTCTGGTACACCAGAAGCCATCACTCAGCACCCTGAGTACCTTTCTTTGTTTGGTCGCCAAACTCAAGAAAACCTCGCATTTTATCAGCACCATCACAATCATCATCATCATGACTTATCGGGTAACCCCGTCAGTGGCGATGGCGATCATTGCCACTCTCATGATCACGGGCATCATCAACATGATTGA
- the znuA gene encoding zinc ABC transporter substrate-binding protein ZnuA produces the protein MLARLLLTVTLLIISATSWANGILTSIKPIQLITNELTQGIETPDVLLGTNASPHDYALRPSDVKRIRQASLVIWFGLDLEPFLTKILSEQSNVLTLSDIPNLKLRKFGPEEHDEHEEGHHHHGEHDPHFWLGVKQAATVAQAITNKLIAMDSAHSQQYRTNLKQFLLSLKQTDKDIQAQLKPVQKIPYYVFHDGYAYFEQHFGLNNQGHFTVSPERKPGAKTLIKIRTLLTENKIQCVFAEPQFQPAVIKSVVRGTKATIGILDPLATDIPVTSGGYFQFLRHLSQSYYDCLSQ, from the coding sequence ATGTTAGCTAGACTCTTATTGACGGTCACTTTGCTGATTATTTCAGCAACATCATGGGCGAATGGTATCTTAACCAGCATTAAACCCATTCAATTGATTACCAACGAGCTCACTCAAGGTATTGAGACACCGGATGTGTTACTTGGTACTAACGCTTCTCCGCACGATTATGCTTTACGTCCTTCTGATGTAAAACGTATCCGTCAAGCATCGCTTGTTATTTGGTTTGGTCTTGATCTAGAGCCTTTTTTAACTAAGATTTTGTCAGAACAAAGCAATGTACTAACGCTTAGTGATATTCCTAATTTGAAGCTTCGTAAATTTGGGCCAGAAGAGCATGACGAACATGAGGAGGGGCATCACCATCATGGCGAGCATGATCCGCATTTTTGGCTGGGCGTAAAACAAGCTGCGACTGTTGCGCAAGCAATTACTAATAAGTTAATTGCGATGGATAGCGCCCACTCACAGCAGTACCGGACAAATCTAAAGCAGTTTTTGCTATCTCTTAAGCAGACAGATAAAGACATTCAAGCTCAGCTTAAACCGGTGCAAAAGATTCCTTACTATGTTTTCCACGACGGTTATGCTTATTTTGAACAACATTTTGGCTTAAATAACCAAGGTCACTTTACTGTCAGTCCTGAGCGTAAACCTGGAGCGAAAACGCTGATAAAAATTCGTACCTTACTCACTGAGAATAAAATTCAATGTGTGTTTGCGGAACCTCAATTCCAACCTGCTGTAATCAAAAGTGTTGTACGTGGTACAAAAGCGACGATTGGGATTCTTGACCCACTTGCTACCGATATTCCGGTAACCTCTGGCGGATATTTCCAATTTCTCCGTCATTTAAGCCAAAGTTATTATGACTGCTTATCTCAATAG
- a CDS encoding FeoA family protein — protein sequence MKLSELKSGEVGCVTTLQKLSQDARKRLMTMGMLPNTNITLVRRAPMGDPLQVEVRGVSIALRVSIADDIEVERV from the coding sequence ATGAAATTATCAGAATTAAAAAGCGGCGAAGTTGGGTGTGTGACCACTTTGCAAAAATTATCGCAGGACGCTCGTAAGCGACTTATGACAATGGGGATGTTACCGAATACCAACATCACACTTGTTCGTCGCGCCCCGATGGGAGATCCGTTACAAGTTGAAGTCCGTGGTGTATCAATTGCACTGCGTGTCAGTATCGCAGATGATATTGAAGTGGAGCGAGTATAA
- the feoB gene encoding Fe(2+) transporter permease subunit FeoB: protein MQYQVLTVGNPNSGKTTLFNGLTGARQQVGNWAGVTVDKKTGRYVHSGDEFHLTDLPGIYALDSGNDANSIDESIASRAVLSHPADIIINVVDATCLERSLYMTLQLRELGRPMVVVLNKIDALKRERQSLDEKALQKVLGCPVFAISAHSRGQVNEFKEQLHRTLVQGVKLDAFKLTYSDVFEQSITEIEPLFTGKVAAARALAIRALENDRLVINELPAAQRAQIEAVQKNCAEDIDLHVADVKYTLLHKQCQKVRTNEGKLTHNFTAQADKLILNKWFGIPFFFIVMYLMFMFSINIGSAFIDFFDISFGAVLVDGGHYLLDNHLPQWLVTVIVDGIGGGIQTVATFIPVIACLYLFLAVLESSGYMSRAAFVLDKVMQKIGLPGKAFVPLVLGFGCNVPAIMATRTLDQERERKLAASMAPFMSCGARLPVYALFAAAFFPNSGQNIVFLLYILGIVAAVFTGLFMKKTLFPGSSDSLIMEMPDYEIPTLQNVLIKTWQKLKRFVLGAGKTIVLVVAVLSFFNSLGMDGSFGNEDSPNSVLSRAAQVVTPVFEPLGVEKDNWPATVGIITGIFAKEAVVGTLNSLYSSNEAAGGDDYDLMGSLKDAVMSIPENLAGLNFSDPLGIEVGDLSNSQEVATEQDVDSSIFNNLNNYFSDGYAAFSYLLLVLLYTPCVAAMGAYVREFGPKFARFIAVWTFALGYGGATFFYQATRIHSNPVESIAWLVIIIAGYVATFFYLRKQGSKPQTIQVGAV, encoded by the coding sequence ATGCAGTATCAAGTTTTAACCGTTGGTAACCCAAATAGCGGCAAAACCACACTATTCAATGGGTTAACGGGGGCTCGTCAGCAGGTGGGTAACTGGGCTGGGGTCACTGTCGATAAGAAAACAGGCCGTTACGTGCACTCCGGTGATGAATTTCATTTGACGGATTTGCCAGGGATCTATGCACTTGATAGTGGTAACGATGCTAATAGTATTGATGAATCAATCGCCTCTCGTGCGGTATTAAGTCATCCCGCAGACATTATCATTAACGTAGTCGATGCCACATGTTTAGAACGTAGTCTGTATATGACATTGCAGTTGCGTGAGTTAGGTCGCCCTATGGTTGTGGTACTTAACAAAATAGATGCGTTGAAACGGGAACGTCAAAGTCTTGATGAGAAAGCGTTACAAAAAGTATTGGGTTGTCCTGTATTTGCCATTTCTGCGCACAGCCGCGGTCAAGTAAATGAATTTAAAGAACAGCTCCATCGCACTTTGGTTCAAGGTGTCAAATTAGATGCGTTTAAACTGACTTACAGCGATGTATTCGAGCAGTCTATTACAGAAATTGAGCCGCTATTTACTGGCAAAGTGGCAGCAGCGCGTGCATTAGCAATTCGCGCGTTAGAAAACGATCGTCTAGTGATTAATGAATTACCAGCAGCACAACGTGCTCAGATTGAGGCAGTTCAAAAGAATTGCGCTGAAGACATCGATTTACATGTCGCGGATGTAAAATATACCTTGCTACATAAGCAGTGCCAAAAAGTTCGCACCAACGAAGGTAAGTTAACACATAACTTTACTGCTCAAGCTGACAAACTGATTTTGAACAAATGGTTTGGTATTCCGTTCTTCTTTATCGTGATGTACTTGATGTTCATGTTCTCTATTAACATTGGTAGTGCATTTATTGATTTTTTTGATATCAGCTTTGGCGCTGTTTTAGTCGATGGTGGTCACTATTTGCTCGATAATCACTTACCACAGTGGTTAGTGACAGTTATCGTAGATGGTATTGGCGGAGGTATTCAAACCGTCGCGACATTCATCCCGGTTATCGCGTGTTTATATCTGTTCTTAGCTGTCCTAGAAAGTTCTGGGTATATGTCTCGCGCGGCATTTGTCCTTGATAAAGTCATGCAAAAAATCGGCTTACCGGGCAAAGCATTTGTCCCTTTGGTGTTGGGTTTTGGTTGTAATGTACCAGCCATCATGGCGACTCGTACGCTTGATCAAGAACGTGAACGTAAATTGGCGGCATCAATGGCTCCATTTATGTCATGTGGTGCTCGTTTACCAGTGTACGCCTTGTTTGCTGCTGCATTCTTCCCTAATAGTGGTCAAAATATCGTCTTCTTACTCTATATCCTTGGTATCGTTGCAGCGGTATTCACTGGACTCTTTATGAAGAAAACGCTATTTCCGGGGTCAAGTGATTCTTTAATCATGGAAATGCCTGATTACGAAATTCCAACATTGCAAAACGTGTTAATTAAAACTTGGCAAAAACTAAAACGTTTTGTTCTAGGTGCGGGTAAAACCATCGTTCTTGTCGTTGCCGTGTTAAGTTTCTTTAATTCACTCGGTATGGATGGCTCATTTGGTAATGAAGACAGCCCTAACTCTGTGTTATCTCGTGCTGCTCAGGTAGTGACTCCTGTGTTTGAGCCACTAGGTGTTGAAAAAGACAACTGGCCTGCAACCGTAGGTATCATTACCGGTATCTTCGCAAAAGAAGCGGTAGTCGGAACGTTAAATAGTCTGTACAGCTCTAATGAGGCCGCTGGTGGCGACGATTACGACTTAATGGGCAGCTTAAAAGACGCGGTTATGTCGATTCCGGAAAACTTAGCTGGACTTAACTTCTCAGATCCACTTGGTATCGAAGTTGGGGATTTAAGTAACAGCCAAGAAGTCGCCACAGAGCAAGATGTCGACAGTTCTATTTTCAACAACTTAAATAATTATTTCAGCGATGGTTATGCGGCGTTCTCATACTTGTTATTAGTGTTGTTATACACACCGTGTGTGGCTGCCATGGGTGCTTATGTCCGTGAGTTTGGACCTAAGTTTGCTCGCTTTATCGCGGTGTGGACATTTGCATTAGGTTACGGCGGTGCCACTTTCTTCTATCAAGCAACACGTATTCACAGCAACCCTGTAGAAAGTATTGCTTGGTTAGTCATCATTATTGCAGGTTATGTTGCGACGTTCTTCTACTTGAGGAAACAAGGATCTAAACCTCAAACTATTCAGGTGGGGGCAGTATGA
- a CDS encoding FeoC-like transcriptional regulator has translation MILTELKDYISQHHGASRTELAQRFALSEDGVDAMLHVWLQKGAISRLEDKTPGSKGRVRVRYRVNSSDSLAINVTM, from the coding sequence ATGATTTTGACCGAACTAAAAGATTATATTAGCCAACATCATGGCGCGAGCCGTACTGAATTAGCACAGCGTTTTGCACTCAGTGAAGATGGTGTTGACGCCATGCTGCATGTTTGGTTGCAAAAGGGCGCGATTTCACGCTTGGAAGATAAAACACCAGGCAGTAAAGGTCGAGTTCGTGTTCGTTATAGGGTTAATAGTAGTGATTCATTGGCGATTAATGTCACCATGTAA